A stretch of the Deltaproteobacteria bacterium genome encodes the following:
- a CDS encoding ABC transporter permease translates to MVIGRGAIRWVNNVGAGAIFLLLALGMIFRPKQLPKIFQQVYDIGASSTLIILLVGLFTGMVLSLQSFHALVKFGAQGSLGTLVALSLIRELGPVRTAIMITARAGSAITAEIGIQRISEQIDALGTMGIDPVKYLVSPRITASVISFPLLTAIFDLIGILGGYITGVMILGVNSGTYFYRVQASVNWKDVTDGFIKAMVFAVIVSTICCYQGYFAHLRRDSHGAKAVGFSTTSAVVFSCVLILVADYVVTSLLI, encoded by the coding sequence ATGGTTATCGGCCGAGGAGCGATCCGCTGGGTCAACAATGTGGGCGCCGGGGCCATTTTCCTCTTATTGGCCCTGGGGATGATCTTCCGGCCCAAGCAGCTTCCCAAGATCTTCCAGCAGGTCTATGACATCGGGGCCTCGTCCACATTGATCATCCTTCTGGTCGGCTTGTTCACGGGTATGGTTTTAAGCCTTCAATCTTTCCACGCCTTGGTCAAATTCGGCGCCCAGGGATCGCTCGGCACACTGGTCGCCCTCTCCCTGATCAGGGAGTTAGGACCGGTTCGTACGGCGATTATGATCACGGCCAGGGCCGGTTCGGCCATTACCGCCGAAATCGGCATCCAGCGGATTTCCGAGCAGATCGACGCCCTGGGAACCATGGGCATCGATCCGGTCAAGTATCTCGTCAGCCCGAGGATTACCGCTTCGGTGATCAGCTTTCCCCTTCTCACCGCCATATTCGACCTCATCGGCATCCTGGGCGGTTATATCACTGGCGTAATGATTCTCGGGGTAAACAGCGGCACCTACTTCTACCGCGTTCAGGCCAGCGTGAATTGGAAGGATGTCACCGATGGGTTTATCAAGGCCATGGTTTTTGCCGTGATCGTCTCCACTATTTGCTGCTACCAGGGATATTTCGCTCACCTGCGCCGGGATAGCCATGGGGCCAAGGCCGTCGGTTTCTCAACCACCTCGGCGGTGGTGTTTTCCTGCGTGCTCATCCTGGTGGCCGATTACGTGGTGACTTCGCTCCTGATTTAG
- a CDS encoding ATP-binding cassette domain-containing protein, whose product MDNPLIEFKDVCKRFDLRMVLDRVNLKIYEGEVTTIIGLSGAGKSVLLKHFIGLIQPDEGTIFFRGKPLDQMTKKEKAAQLAQISYMFQDNALFDSMTVYENIALPLRETTNLGKAEIHRRVMARIEQTELGDGVHKYPSELSGGMQKRAALARALVTDPRVVLFDEPTTGQDPVRKNAILSMIAEYQRKFNFTAVLVSHEIPNVYFISNRILALYNRTVVFQGTPEELESFEHPFKEEVIHSLEGLQEELTGLYSKRQFKALYHTQLKRRSLEDTYCIGVFTLEKLEDIINGLGHEACQGAIRSLGAFINKHFGAIGGFSTRLHQNEIVAVVPLCDLEETEALLREFIEDFQKQGVREIWAEAYRQPPSESHAEFMIRCGFVQGRPDVEMETLIESAKNRQREIGRFKCPGEE is encoded by the coding sequence ATGGACAATCCTTTGATTGAATTTAAAGACGTCTGCAAACGCTTCGATTTACGAATGGTCCTTGACCGGGTAAACCTGAAGATCTATGAGGGAGAAGTGACGACGATCATCGGCCTCAGCGGGGCCGGCAAAAGCGTGCTCCTCAAGCACTTCATCGGGCTGATCCAACCCGATGAAGGGACCATTTTTTTTCGGGGCAAGCCCCTTGACCAGATGACCAAGAAAGAAAAAGCCGCTCAACTGGCCCAGATCAGTTACATGTTCCAGGACAACGCCCTTTTCGATTCGATGACCGTCTATGAAAACATCGCCCTTCCGCTCCGGGAAACGACGAACCTGGGAAAAGCCGAAATCCACCGGCGGGTCATGGCCAGAATCGAACAGACCGAACTTGGAGACGGGGTCCATAAGTACCCTTCGGAACTTTCCGGCGGTATGCAAAAGCGGGCCGCCCTGGCCAGGGCCTTGGTAACCGACCCTCGCGTCGTCCTCTTTGACGAACCCACCACCGGTCAGGACCCGGTCCGCAAAAATGCGATCCTGAGCATGATTGCCGAGTACCAGCGGAAATTCAACTTTACCGCCGTCCTGGTCAGCCACGAGATTCCCAACGTCTATTTCATCTCCAATCGCATTCTCGCTCTGTACAATCGGACCGTTGTTTTTCAGGGGACTCCCGAGGAATTGGAAAGTTTCGAACACCCTTTTAAAGAGGAAGTCATCCACAGCCTCGAAGGGCTGCAGGAGGAACTGACCGGCCTGTATTCAAAGCGGCAGTTTAAGGCTCTGTATCATACCCAGTTGAAACGCCGGTCCTTGGAAGACACGTACTGTATCGGGGTGTTTACCCTGGAGAAGCTGGAAGACATCATCAATGGTTTAGGCCATGAAGCCTGTCAGGGGGCCATACGGTCCCTGGGGGCTTTTATCAATAAACACTTCGGGGCCATCGGAGGATTTTCCACCCGCCTCCACCAGAATGAAATCGTGGCCGTGGTCCCCCTTTGCGACCTGGAGGAAACCGAGGCTCTTCTGAGAGAATTTATCGAGGATTTCCAGAAACAGGGGGTTCGAGAAATCTGGGCCGAAGCCTACCGGCAGCCGCCTTCGGAGTCCCACGCCGAATTCATGATCCGCTGCGGGTTTGTGCAGGGCCGGCCCGATGTGGAAATGGAAACCCTTATAGAGTCGGCCAAGAACCGGCAAAGAGAAATAGGCCGGTTCAAGTGCCCCGGGGAGGAATAA
- a CDS encoding HigA family addiction module antidote protein: MGNNNMLPPIPPGEILREDFMDSVGLSINQLARNIGVPPNRISEIVNGKRAITADTALRLQRYFGVEAQFWLNLQSEFDLRIAKRQKWLDIERRITPIKYKAKEPLENAIPA; encoded by the coding sequence ATGGGAAACAACAACATGCTGCCACCTATCCCCCCCGGTGAAATTTTACGGGAAGACTTTATGGATTCTGTCGGACTCAGCATTAACCAATTGGCCAGGAATATTGGGGTACCCCCAAACAGGATCAGCGAAATCGTTAATGGGAAGCGGGCTATTACCGCCGATACGGCCCTCCGGCTACAACGCTATTTTGGAGTCGAGGCTCAGTTTTGGCTCAATCTCCAGTCCGAGTTTGATCTTAGAATCGCTAAACGTCAAAAATGGCTGGACATTGAGCGGCGCATAACTCCGATTAAATATAAGGCCAAAGAACCGTTAGAAAACGCGATACCGGCCTAA
- the mlaD gene encoding outer membrane lipid asymmetry maintenance protein MlaD, whose product MKKYAMETMAGLFVVIGLVCIAYMTVKLGHVSFLGQKTYPLYAKFSNVNGLRVGSPVDMMGIEIGRVDRITLDQKAQMALVEMGVKKGVAVYGDAIATIKTEGLIGDKYINIDPGGAEKPLNPGGTIIETQPVVDIGDIIGKYVFGGVKNPEENNQIGKGKP is encoded by the coding sequence GTGAAAAAGTATGCCATGGAAACCATGGCCGGCCTCTTTGTGGTTATCGGGCTGGTCTGTATCGCCTATATGACCGTAAAGCTGGGGCACGTCTCCTTCCTGGGCCAAAAAACCTACCCCCTTTACGCTAAATTCAGCAACGTGAACGGCCTGCGGGTCGGTAGCCCCGTGGATATGATGGGTATCGAGATCGGGCGGGTTGACCGAATCACCTTGGATCAGAAAGCCCAGATGGCGCTGGTGGAAATGGGGGTCAAGAAAGGCGTCGCAGTCTACGGCGATGCCATTGCGACCATTAAAACCGAAGGGCTGATTGGTGACAAGTATATCAATATCGACCCGGGGGGCGCGGAAAAACCCCTTAACCCCGGGGGAACCATTATCGAAACGCAGCCGGTCGTGGACATTGGGGATATCATCGGCAAGTATGTCTTCGGAGGAGTCAAGAACCCGGAGGAAAACAACCAGATTGGGAAAGGCAAACCATGA
- a CDS encoding type II toxin-antitoxin system RelE/ParE family toxin: MIKSFACRDTEALFNDRQVRRFQAIERQSRKRLMVLHAAPNLEALRLNPGNKFHALRGNRKGQWAISINDQWRVCFEWRDGNAYQVQIIDYH; the protein is encoded by the coding sequence ATGATTAAGTCTTTTGCTTGCCGAGACACGGAGGCTTTATTCAATGATCGCCAAGTTCGTCGTTTTCAGGCGATAGAACGTCAGTCAAGAAAACGACTGATGGTCTTGCATGCCGCCCCAAATCTCGAAGCCTTAAGACTTAACCCTGGCAACAAATTTCACGCCTTAAGAGGAAATAGAAAAGGCCAATGGGCCATCAGCATCAATGACCAATGGCGGGTTTGTTTTGAATGGCGTGATGGAAACGCCTACCAGGTTCAAATTATTGATTATCACTGA